CTTACAGTTCCTTCTTCACATATCAACAAGAAATTTGGGGCACCTAAATTGGTCATAGCCATAAGAAGGAATTTCCAGAAAAACAAAGATGTGCAAATAAGCAAACAAATTCATGCCTTAGTCACCAGTgcaataaaaacaaattaaatgcATACTTTCATGATTGAAAACAATCTACCTGAAATACCTCATTCCGAGGAGCACAAGGTTATGGAAGaaacatacatatttttacaCTCTTACAGCTTTGCTGTGAAGAACCAACTAAATCATAAATGTGTGGAAATGGGAACAAACTCTTGCTGATAATACATATTTCAAGTCTAACCCGTGAAAGAACATGCAAGGCAAAAAGCATAACAGCACAAGGGAAGGGAAGTAAGAAACATCCACATTTTTTCTCTTCTAAaagaattttaataaatatatcaaattttctaGAGTGAGAGAGATTACATTTGCCAGACCACTTGGCAGAGGTGGAAGGATCTTGAATGTGGTGGGTCGGTTATCTAGTTTGTATCTATTTAAGATAAACGGTGCGCCAACTGGTGCCAATGGACGGATCGACTGCTTCAAATTTGAAGCTTCCTGCGCTGTGACAAGTGAAGATGACTTGGAACAACTGGGCTCGGCATTCTCTGTAGTTCTGCTACTAAATGGTGTTGCTTTGACATGTGGTGATGACACAGCATTACTAGGTTCTGCAGGGCTTGAACTTTCCACTTCACCAGAGTTGGAACCTTTTCCTCCTCCCTTTGGTTTCTTCACAGACTGATCTGGCACTGCCTCATCTTTCACACCCACAGCCTGCATAAAGGACGCAGAAGAGATGCGGTTTCAGCAGCCAGTTGTTGTGATAAAGAAGTATTTACAATGTACTACTATTACTTCCAATCTCGACTTCATGAGTCCTCACCGACCATGTAGCTCCAAATTAAGGCTAACTCATATCATCATACAGGGGAGGTAAACAAGCAGCAGACATGCGATTGATTTCAAGTTACACAAATGGAATTACATTTTTTAGAAGAGCAGAAACGTAATGCTGGCTGAGAATAGTAAATAGCGGCATATTTCAAGTGCACAAGACAAGCAAGAAAAGTAGACCGACCAGAACTGTGAGATAATAAgcttaagcaaaaaaaaaaacaatacaatatCAAGAAGAGGCCATTACTTGCTTCTCAAGCTTATCCAACTTGCGTCGGAAGTCATTCCGCTTCTGCTCAAGCATTTCCTGCTTCTTGCGCATTTCTTCCTTCAGAAGCTCTAAAGTTCCCAGCTTTTTTTGCAAAGCTGGTGTAGTTTTGGGACCATTCTTAGCCACAGGCTTGGGCAGATCAGAGGTGGCTACTAAAACAACACCATTTTCAGCAGGTTTGGGGGCTACAGTCTGCAGATTGTCTCTTCTTTTATGAGGAACTGATAGATGGGGTGGAACTGTACTAGGGGTCCCACCGCGGGGTAAATTACTACTACCATTTACTCCATCATCCATAATGCTATCCCTGTTTGCCCAGAAAAGCTTTATAAAGCGGTTTCCCATCACAGCATCTGGTGCTTTTAAAGCNCTGGAGTTGAAACACTATTTTGTTGAGGTAGACTAAGGCTATATTACAGCCCTTTGCCTCTTTCAGAATCTTGCATCACATTACATTCATAGACACTGAAATTTGGTACCGATCAAATTACTTTCAAAATTCAGTATCTATGCCAGGATTATTTCTGTTCATAATGTGGTAGAAGCTATTTGTTATACGTAGATAGATCATATTGCTTCCTCCCTCCTCTTCTGTAGGCTCTGCAGTTTGTCGGCCTGCTATGTGGAAGCTGCTGTATCTATAGGCCCGTGTTAATTGTGGACAAATTCACTGTTTTGAGCGGTCTGCCGGTCACCCTCACGTCCCTCCTGTCAGATAGCTCCTGGATGGTAGTAGCAGATTCTGTTGTTTCTTATTTGTGGGCATCGACGGAGCGGATATATGAATGGAACAAACAACTGAAAGGTGGTTTTGATACACAGTCCATCGACAAGAGTGAAAATGATATAGCCTGCTTTCTCCTACTAGTGATGTATCAGGCTTGTGTGTCCTTGAAAGATCATCTACCTTCAGAGAAACAGCTTCAGCTTGCCAATATGGTGGTACCAGCAAATATGGATGTCCATGCGTTCCAAGCaagattaaattttgatatgaaGAGTCTATCTACCTCTGCTTTGAGCCCTTGActtgttcatttattcatatggCATGGCAAAACTCTTGTCATGCCTTTGTTTACACTGTCATAAGCATTCTACGTAAGGAGGTGGCTAATACTAAAATAGTAAGTGAAGTGGTCTTGGATGGTGTAATGAATTGATCTGTTAAACTTCATGCGCTTTTTGAGCATTTTGTACGAGGAGGAAAAAATAGTTGAAAGCTCTCAATTTCCTTCTCATTATACTGTTTAACTTTATCGtttccaacaaaaaataaaaggattagtACATATTTTCCAACAAGAATGTTTCCAACCATTTAAAAGTTGTCGGAATCCACTCATATCATCGTTggattggaaaaaaaattatctgaTCAGTTTGACATATATTTACCCCATAATTTGGCTCTATTCAATTTCATCTAGTCCAATAGAGTTTTGGTGAGTTGAGTTGTTTAGCTTGACCATAACACCGCAAAACAATTACAAGAAGACGCAGTTCACaaagaaaatgataataaatgtTAGCTGTactaattatcaaaaagattaTACAAAATAATCACTACTTTAGTGGCTCTAGAGTTGAGCCGACCTTGCTTAGGAGACATCAAAATTATTCAAGACACTCTCAGTAAAGAAAGGACCACAGGAACGCAAATTCTGATAGAACGCTAAAAAGCCGGTATAAGTGAAGGAAGtcacttgaaataaataaaacacccAGAAGAAGGGGCGGCGCTGTCTGAGCATTCAGTGACTAACAAGAATTCGGTACAGCTTATCTAAAGGAACCGTCTATggtctaaaataaaaaatttctcttTACATTTGCAGATAATGTGAAAACAAAATTGGAACAGAGTTTTGCCAATCGTTAAAACTCCTGACATTACatataaaagatttaaaatttacCTCGATGTACAACTCTGAAATCCAAACTTCATCATGATCAATCGAATTGAGCCAACTGCTAACCAGATGCAGAGTTGAGCTTGACTTGGATCTTCATtccttttctcctctttcttGATTTTCAGGTTCACCATTCCCTGTCCCGCTTCCTTCCTGGAAACCAGCCAGACAACTGTTTGCAATGGATTGCCCATTAACATCTGAAGACTGCTTTGAAGCTGGAGTGACATTTTCTCCAACACCAATTTCCTTTGCAGAATTACTGGATTGCAACCACATAAAATGCAGAGTTTGGTCTTGCCAGCATTTACCATTCAAATATGCTCTTTCAGCAGACCGGCGTGATCGAAAAGATACCCTAGCAGATGTATTTAGCACCTCTGAGCCATTATGACAATCTTGAGGTTCTAAATCGTCCAGCTCAACAGACAGAAGATCACCAAATGTAGAAAAGTGTTCCTTCAGGACGTCAAcctaaaaaaggaaatatagaAATGAGAATATAAGAGCAGAGCAAGTGAACCACCAAAATAACCTGAACCATGCACTAGACCAGGGAgataaaacaaactaaaaggTTGAAACAGAATCTTACAGTTCCTTCTTCACATATCAACAAGAAATTTGGGGCACCTAAATTGGTCATAGCCATAAGAAGGAATTTCCAGAAAAACAAAGATGTGCAAATAAGCAAACAAATTCATGCCTTAGTCACCAGTgcaataaaaacaaattaaatgcATACTTTCATGATTGAAAACAATCTACCTGAAATACCTCATTCCGAGGAGCACAAGGTTATGGAAGaaacatacatatttttacaCTCTTACAGCTTTGCTGTGAAGAACCAACTAAATCATAAATGTGTGGAAATGGGAACAAACTCTTGCTGATAATACATATTTCAAGTCTAACCCGTGAAAGAACATGCAAGGCAAAAAGCATAACAGCACAAGGGAAGGGAAGTAAGAAACATCCACATTTTTTCTCTTCTAAaagaattttaataaatatatcaaattttctaGAGTGAGAGAGATTACATTTGCCAGACCACTTGGCAGAGGTGGAAGGATCTTGAATGTGGTGGGTCGGTTATCTAGTTTGTATCTATTTAAGATAAACGGTGCGCCAACTGGTGCCAATGGACGGATCGACTGCTTCAAATTTGAAGCTTCCTGCGCTGTGACAAGTGAAGATGACTTGGAACAACTGGGCTCGGCATTCTCTGTAGTTCTGCTACTAAATGGTGTTGCTTTGACATGTGGTGATGACACAGCATTACTAGGTTCTGCAGGGCTTGAACTTTCCACTTCACCAGAGTTGGAACCTTTTCCTCCTCCCTTTGGTTTCTTCACAGACTGATCTGGCACTGCCTCATCTTTCACACCCACAGCCTGCATAAAGGACGCAGAAGAGATGCGGTTTCAGCAGCCAGTTGTTGTGATAAAGAAGTATTTACAATGTACTACTATTACTTCCAATCTCGACTTCATGAGTCCTCACCGACCATGTAGCTCCAAATTAAGGCTAACTCATATCATCATACAGGGGAGGTAAACAAGCAGCAGACATGCGATTGATTTCAAGTTACACAAATGGAATTACATTTTTTAGAAGAGCAGAAACGTAATGCTGGCTGAGAATAGTAAATAGCGGCATATTTCAAGTGCACAAGACAAGCAAGAAANCATTTCAAGTTACACAAATGGAATTACATTTTTTAGAAGAGCAGCAACGTAATGCTGGCTGAGAATAGTAAATAGCGGCATATTTCAAGTGCACAAGACAAGCAAGAAAAGTAGACCGACCAGAACTGTGAGATAATAAgcttaagcaaaaaaaaaaacaatacaatatCAAGAAGAGGCCATTACTTGCTTCTCAAGCTTATCCAACTTGCGTCGGAAGTCATTCCGCTTCTGCTCAAGCATTTCCTGCTTCTTGCGCATTTCTTCCTTCAGAAGCTCTAAAGTTCCCAGCTTTTTTTGCAAAGCTGGTGTAGTTTTGGGACCATTCTTAGCCACAGGCTTGGGCAGATCAGAGGTGGCTACTAAAACAACACCATTTTCAGCAGGTTTGGGGGCTACAGTCTGCAGATTGTCTCTTCTTTTATGAGGAACTGATAGATGGGGTGGAACTGTACTAGGGGTCCCACCGCGGGGTAAATTACTACTACCATTTACTCCATCATCCATAATGCTATCCCTGTTTGCCCAGAAAAGCTTTATAAAGCGGTTTCCCATCACAGCATCTGGTGCTTTTAAAGCAGCCTCAGCTTCCTCCCTCTTAGAAAATTGAACAAAAGCTTGTTCACCATTTACCGGGATGTAGATGTCGATAACCTCGccgaattttttaaaatgtgaaagAAGAGCTTCCGGTTTGTTGTCCTTCTGAGGAATCCCTCTCACAAATAGACTACGCAGTGCCTTTTGAGATGGGTTTCGCATATTGCGTCCAGAACTACTTTGGGGCTCTGAAGATGATTCCAACACTTGCTGGTCTATGGTATCTACATTTGTTTGCTTACAGTGACGGGTTATACCCTGACTGCTACTGAATGGttcaaacttattttttgaacGACTCATTCTTCCCCACACACTTTGAGATCCTGAAGCTATTCCAGCACCTCTATCTATAGGCTCGAGTTTACAGCCATCATAAAGTCCAGCCTGATTCTGAACAGAGGAGTCAGCATTCAGCAACGGCCCTGTGTCATCAATTTTAGACTGATTGACATCCAACAGTGCTGTAGAAGTCGCAGGATGATCATTTGACCATAAAGGCTGATCAGGATCATAGAAATCAGCTGCCCCAGCCACAGAACCACCACCAAAAGTATCAGACATACCTAATCCACCGTCAATCACAGGAGGGTTGATACTTTTGCTATGTAAAGATTTTCCACTAGCTGATGAGCTAGAGGGACCTATCGCGGGTAAAGATCCTTGTGCAGTATTTGGTCCCAGCATATGAGCAATGGGAAGTGAAACGGGAAGATTAAACTGAGAAAGGCTCTGCAATTTGGAGCACAAAAAGTCAGAATCGAAGTGCCCAGGAGCATAGAATTTAATGAAAGAGATAAATACAACTATTTTTCAGCTGAAAGGCTTACCTGAACATCTTCAACAACGATACGATTTACTCCATGCTCCAGTGGGCACATATCTCCTCTTAGGCAAAATCCACGCTCCTCGAAGTCTCTACACATTTGCCTTGGAATTCCCATGCTCATGGCAGGATTCAAGGCTGTCCGAAGTGTTCCCTGTAAACCAAGGGTATGAAGTGTATCAAGCCCTCCATTGGGCATTCCTGGAACCATTCCAAATGCATTCCAAGACGAACTCTGTCCACTAGAAACATTTTGCAGCCCCCTTCCAGCATAAAGAAGAGGTGGCACCAATTTAGATGCAATATCAACAGAGCCGAACCTAGATTCACAGGGACCCCAAGCACCAGATTCTCTTCCTCGACCCCTACCAGGACCAGCATGACCAGAAACAGACTGATTAAGCTTCATCCTCTGGTATGAATCAGATGGTGTCCTGGCAAAAGAACCCGTTCCTCGTCTTTTACCAAACCTAGTATCACCCCAGTGAGAATCTCCTTCCTGGTAAGGATGTCCATTTTCAAACGGCTTGTTCCTTTTCCTGAATGGTCTACTCAAAGCAGGTTCAAGAGCCCCTGTCTCTGCAGACTGTGAACGTGTTTCCCTTCTACGATGCTTATGATTACGATCATCGTCATCACTAATTTCTTTCTCCTCGGGATCACTGTCGCAATCAGAAGTTGAAAATACCGGCTTTGGAGATGAAGCTTTAAGCTCCATGAGTCAACAATCTTGCTTATGCAGAAAATTTTACCTCAGCTACGTGAGATTCAAACTAGTTCAGTTGCCAACATCACCTAACAAGTTGCTACTTCCTGAAAAGGATGAACAACAAAAGGAAGATATAAATAATTGCACTTAGACTGACGAGAAGTTGTGTCTCATAATTCCATGAAGGCAGAGAAGATACAACTACTTGTATCTGAATCACACGAAACctatatatttttcttcctaCTTCATCCAAACAATCTGCAAAAGAGGATAACCCAGAAAAGAGTAATCAATAATTtactatgttgctcggacttttcaaaaatatcaatgGGTGTTTGTCGGACACTCTATaaatagtgcatttttggaggatctgacACGGGTGCGGTAAACATTAttggagagtccgagcaacgTGACATACCCCATATGATATGAGATTTGAGTTTCTTCAAACTGTACAAGCTACTAATCACATTAACAGATATCATATGACACCTGATGAATGTCCATAGTTTCAAGAAACTATCACATCACATccatctaaaaaaaaataacaacagaAGCAGCTATCAAGCAATACCATGCACGAGCATAGTTTCAAAAAACATCATAACATCCATTAAAAAAGTGGATGACTATCTGCTATCATGCAATACCTGCTGCATATTAAATTCTCTCCCCTCCCCCCCAACCCCGGCCCCAACTTGTAACGAAATGTTTTTGACACACCTCATTCAAGTTCATGGTAAACTTTTCTACACCAGGCAATAATAATCGCGTTAGCTGATGAATAAAAAAGACACGTGTCCAGAGAGCCACAAGTGACTACCTCACCCAAGAAGCTCCCTTTCTCTGACAACCTCTTACTCATTTCTCTTCATTACTTTCCAACCCCACTTCACAATCAAACTCTCAGATACCAAAAAGAGACCACTTGTCGTCAAAAATCAACCTCCGCCAGATTGCCTTGCCAAAGAATAGGAATCAGAGACTCTTCATACAAATTTTATCCCTCATACGTCTTCGTCTTCCCTGGTTGGCCCAATTCGTCTTTTCCCACAGAACTCTCCTTCCTTCTGGTCTTCTTCCCCAGACCCCCAACCCCTTTATATCTTCTCCCCTGGCCCTCTATGATTCTTGGTCTTCTTTAATGCAATTATACGAAACAGATCATCTTAAGTCTTGGATTAT
This window of the Solanum pennellii chromosome 2, SPENNV200 genome carries:
- the LOC107010985 gene encoding zinc finger CCCH domain-containing protein 41 isoform X3, whose product is MELKASSPKPVFSTSDCDSDPEEKEISDDDDRNHKHRRRETRSQSAETGALEPALSRPFRKRNKPFENGHPYQEGDSHWGDTRFGKRRGTGSFARTPSDSYQRMKLNQSVSGHAGPGRGRGRESGAWGPCESRFGSVDIASKLVPPLLYAGRGLQNVSSGQSSSWNAFGMVPGMPNGGLDTLHTLGLQGTLRTALNPAMSMGIPRQMCRDFEERGFCLRGDMCPLEHGVNRIVVEDVQSLSQFNLPVSLPIAHMLGPNTAQGSLPAIGPSSSSASGKSLHSKSINPPVIDGGLGMSDTFGGGSVAGAADFYDPDQPLWSNDHPATSTALLDVNQSKIDDTGPLLNADSSVQNQAGLYDGCKLEPIDRGAGIASGSQSVWGRMSRSKNKFEPFSSSQGITRHCKQTNVDTIDQQVLESSSEPQSSSGRNMRNPSQKALRSLFVRGIPQKDNKPEALLSHFKKFGEVIDIYIPVNGEQAFVQFSKREEAEAALKAPDAVMGNRFIKLFWANRDSIMDDGVNGSSNLPRGGTPSTVPPHLSVPHKRRDNLQTVAPKPAENGVVLVATSDLPKPVAKNGPKTTPALQKKLGTLELLKEEMRKKQEMLEQKRNDFRRKLDKLEKQAVGVKDEAVPDQSVKKPKGGGKGSNSGEVESSSPAEPSNAVSSPHVKATPFSSRTTENAEPSCSKSSSLVTAQEASNLKQSIRPLAPVGAPFILNRYKLDNRPTTFKILPPLPSGLANVDVLKEHFSTFGDLLSVELDDLEPQDCHNGSEVLNTSARVSFRSRRSAERAYLNGKCWQDQTLHFMWLQSSNSAKEIGVGENVTPASKQSSDVNGQSIANSCLAGFQEGSGTGNGEPENQERGEKE
- the LOC107010985 gene encoding zinc finger CCCH domain-containing protein 41 isoform X2, translated to MELKASSPKPVFSTSDCDSDPEEKEISDDDDRNHKHRRRETRSQSAETGALEPALSRPFRKRNKPFENGHPYQEGDSHWGDTRFGKRRGTGSFARTPSDSYQRMKLNQSVSGHAGPGRGRGRESGAWGPCESRFGSVDIASKLVPPLLYAGRGLQNVSSGQSSSWNAFGMVPGMPNGGLDTLHTLGLQGTLRTALNPAMSMGIPRQMCRDFEERGFCLRGDMCPLEHGVNRIVVEDVQSLSQFNLPVSLPIAHMLGPNTAQGSLPAIGPSSSSASGKSLHSKSINPPVIDGGLGMSDTFGGGSVAGAADFYDPDQPLWSNDHPATSTALLDVNQSKIDDTGPLLNADSSVQNQAGLYDGCKLEPIDRGAGIASGSQSVWGRMSRSKNKFEPFSSSQGITRHCKQTNVDTIDQQVLESSSEPQSSSGRNMRNPSQKALRSLFVRGIPQKDNKPEALLSHFKKFGEVIDIYIPVNGEQAFVQFSKREEAEAALKAPDAVMGNRFIKLFWANRDSIMDDGVNGSSNLPRGGTPSTVPPHLSVPHKRRDNLQTVAPKPAENGVVLVATSDLPKPVAKNGPKTTPALQKKLGTLELLKEEMRKKQEMLEQKRNDFRRKLDKLEKQAVGVKDEAVPDQSVKKPKGGGKGSNSGEVESSSPAEPSNAVSSPHVKATPFSSRTTENAEPSCSKSSSLVTAQEASNLKQSIRPLAPVGAPFILNRYKLDNRPTTFKILPPLPSGLANVDVLKEHFSTFGDLLSVELDDLEPQDCHNGSEVLNTSARVSFRSRRSAERAYLNGKCWQDQTLHFMWLQSSNSAKEIGVGENVTPASKQSSDVNGQSIANSCLAGFQEGSGTGNGEPENQERGEKE
- the LOC107010985 gene encoding zinc finger CCCH domain-containing protein 41 isoform X1; this encodes MELKASSPKPVFSTSDCDSDPEEKEISDDDDRNHKHRRRETRSQSAETGALEPALSRPFRKRNKPFENGHPYQEGDSHWGDTRFGKRRGTGSFARTPSDSYQRMKLNQSVSGHAGPGRGRGRESGAWGPCESRFGSVDIASKLVPPLLYAGRGLQNVSSGQSSSWNAFGMVPGMPNGGLDTLHTLGLQGTLRTALNPAMSMGIPRQMCRDFEERGFCLRGDMCPLEHGVNRIVVEDVQSLSQFNLPVSLPIAHMLGPNTAQGSLPAIGPSSSSASGKSLHSKSINPPVIDGGLGMSDTFGGGSVAGAADFYDPDQPLWSNDHPATSTALLDVNQSKIDDTGPLLNADSSVQNQAGLYDGCKLEPIDRGAGIASGSQSVWGRMSRSKNKFEPFSSSQGITRHCKQTNVDTIDQQVLESSSEPQSSSGRNMRNPSQKALRSLFVRGIPQKDNKPEALLSHFKKFGEVIDIYIPVNGEQAFVQFSKREEAEAALKAPDAVMGNRFIKLFWANRDSIMDDGVNGSSNLPRGGTPSTVPPHLSVPHKRRDNLQTVAPKPAENGVVLVATSDLPKPVAKNGPKTTPALQKKLGTLELLKEEMRKKQEMLEQKRNDFRRKLDKLEKQAVGVKDEAVPDQSVKKPKGGGKGSNSGEVESSSPAEPSNAVSSPHVKATPFSSRTTENAEPSCSKSSSLVTAQEASNLKQSIRPLAPVGAPFILNRYKLDNRPTTFKILPPLPSGLANVDVLKEHFSTFGDLLSVELDDLEPQDCHNGSEVLNTSARVSFRSRRSAERAYLNGKCWQDQTLHFMWLQSSNSAKEIGVGENVTPASKQSSDVNGQSIANSCLAGFQEGSGTGNGEPENQERGEKE